A stretch of the Crocinitomicaceae bacterium genome encodes the following:
- a CDS encoding nucleoside-diphosphate kinase, with the protein MATNRTFTMIKPEAVAAGHAGKIIDMIIAAGYKIKGMKLTQLSKERAGAFYEVHKERPFYGELVAYMSSGPIVSMALEKDNAVVDFRKLIGSTDPAEAAEGTIRKKFAKSKAENAVHGSDSDDNAAIEIAFHFSDAELVG; encoded by the coding sequence ATGGCTACCAACCGAACATTTACCATGATTAAACCTGAAGCAGTTGCTGCAGGACATGCCGGCAAAATTATTGACATGATTATTGCCGCCGGCTACAAAATTAAAGGAATGAAATTGACACAACTATCTAAAGAGCGCGCAGGTGCTTTTTATGAAGTTCACAAAGAACGTCCCTTTTATGGAGAACTTGTAGCGTACATGTCAAGTGGCCCTATTGTATCTATGGCATTAGAAAAAGATAACGCAGTAGTTGATTTCAGAAAATTGATTGGATCAACTGATCCTGCTGAAGCTGCTGAAGGAACCATTCGGAAAAAATTCGCAAAATCAAAAGCAGAAAACGCTGTGCATGGTTCAGACTCTGATGACAATGCTGCAATTGAAATTGCTTTCCATTTCTCTGATGCAGAATTGGTAGGATAA